In the genome of Hymenobacter cellulosivorans, one region contains:
- a CDS encoding metallophosphoesterase family protein, which translates to MTRLQIASVCPTPLEAISYWTTAPNETEPSEQQLPIYTGTIRGLPETVSALVVASDLQGVVPAEDEDVLLGEVVVDYLELLYALYFPGLAKERTLALLCGDLYTNKARRGASGNPISVWNKFNAAFGRTIGIAGNHDDFGPAIHQVQALNKASFLTQGMVHQHGLAVAGISGIIGRPDKNFRLPEAAYLRAVAALLQGQPDILLTHLSPAIAEKGLQGEEQLTAVLTKGDPTLVFCGHSHWPGTQPEILANGTQVLNVDSKVFLFSQA; encoded by the coding sequence ATGACGCGCCTTCAAATTGCTTCGGTCTGTCCTACCCCGCTGGAAGCAATTTCTTATTGGACGACTGCGCCGAACGAAACGGAGCCCAGTGAGCAGCAGCTTCCTATTTACACGGGCACGATTCGGGGGTTACCCGAAACGGTCAGCGCCCTGGTGGTTGCTTCTGATCTGCAGGGCGTGGTGCCGGCCGAGGATGAGGATGTCCTACTCGGGGAAGTCGTGGTAGACTATCTGGAGCTGCTGTACGCGCTGTACTTTCCGGGGCTTGCGAAGGAACGTACGTTGGCCTTGCTCTGCGGCGACCTGTATACCAACAAAGCCAGGCGCGGGGCAAGCGGAAATCCCATCAGCGTCTGGAACAAGTTCAACGCGGCTTTCGGGCGCACTATTGGCATTGCCGGCAACCACGACGATTTTGGTCCGGCCATCCATCAGGTGCAGGCTCTGAACAAGGCAAGCTTCCTGACCCAGGGCATGGTACACCAGCACGGGCTGGCCGTGGCAGGTATCAGCGGCATCATTGGAAGGCCCGATAAAAACTTCCGGCTGCCTGAAGCGGCCTACCTGCGCGCAGTGGCGGCCTTACTGCAGGGCCAGCCGGATATATTGCTCACCCACTTGTCGCCGGCTATTGCTGAGAAAGGCTTGCAGGGCGAGGAGCAGCTAACGGCCGTCCTGACCAAAGGCGACCCAACGCTCGTCTTTTGTGGCCATTCGCACTGGCCCGGTACCCAACCCGAGATATTAGCCAACGGCACCCAAGTACTGAATGTGGATAGCAAGGTCTTTCTCTTCAGCCAGGCTTAG